The candidate division WOR-3 bacterium genome segment AGAAGAAAAAGAAAATTGTGCTAAGGACACCGATGAAGATCAGTACTGCCCATAAACCCTGTTGCCAATTCGAAAAGAGGTGGGGATAGATTACAGTGCCTTGAATCTGTTTGATCACATCTGCCTGGATTATCGCTGGAATACTTACCCCTGAAGAAAAACCGAGGGCAACGGCAATTGGAATGCGCACGAGCCAGGAGAGACGGGGAACGAAGCGGAAGAAGTATAATAAGCCAATCACCATGGGGATTAAAACCCAGTAATTTCCACCCTGTAACGGTAAAATAAGCCTGGGTGTCAAAACGAGGTGGTAGGTTACGGCAATTGCATAGCCGTTTGCTACTCCCACGAAGAGATGTTCACAGAACCGATAAAAGGGATTTTCTTTATAAAGAAAAGAAAGGATTCCGATGGTTAGAAATGCACCAATCCAGATCCAGGGATCCTGGTTCATTTCTTCCTCCTTGTCGCAAAATACCCAATGTTGCCGATGATCACCAATAAAAGAATCATCAGATGGGCGATGGATTGCGAACCCATGCCCCGGGTAGCGGGTGTAGCTCCGGTGAGATTATATTTGGTACTGACCAGATATTCGTATTCTGAAGCACCTTTTAGCCCAGCAATCATCCCGCACATCTGCCCGGTCTGTAAAAAGGGATAAAAATCTGGTGCAGTCACGGCAGTGGCACCTGACCCAACCCGGACACCAAAGCGGGTATTGGCATAGATAACCCAGGATTGAGGTATTGCACTTCCAGCAATGGAGATGATTACTCCGATATCGTTATAGTTCTTTATCTTCTTCATCATTTCTAAAGAAGCAGTCCGGTTTTTGTAATAATCAGCGGGAAATGCCTGACTTATATCCGATCCCATCCTCAATACCGCTGCAAGCCATAAGGGCGGATAGCCGAGAAAGACATAGTCCCGGCCATAGAGAATTGAATCCTGGTTTGTCTGAGCCCGGGCATTGAATTCTTCCGTTACCTGGTTTAATCCTTGCTGTGCCAGTCCCGGACCCTGGATATAAGAGGTCATCACAAGCACCGGAATGCGCCGGGCAAAGGCATGTCTTAACAGGGCAATGAACATCGGATGTAATTCAGGCATCGTTTGGGGATCATAATCAGCTGAGATTAAAATTCCTTGGTTTTCCGGGTCAATCGTCTCTATTACATCAAACAATTTCTGGGTATATGGCATGACATTCGTTTTTATCCGGAAAGGGAAAAGTAGCGGAATCAACACCGAAAGTCCGACGAGTAAAAAGACTATCCGCCGGTCAATCCTCAAAAGATATTCCCAGAATTTCATTTCCCGCCTCCTAACCAGTTTCTTTCAATCCCTAAAATAATTTTAAGTGAGGTTGCTGCTACCCCTAAACCTACTCCAAAGAGAATTCCTCTTTTTGATGCGGTATTGGGCACATCCATTATCCACTGTGCAAGATAAGGAAGTTTGGGTGAGATATAATAGCCGAGGGGGACTACCCCAACCATGACAATGAAGGCGGCGACAAGGAGGAGCGTTGCTTCCAATGTCCGGGCACGGAATGCGCGGTAGGCAGCAGATGCCATAAAGAATGCCAACAAAGCAAACATTGTTGCCCCCAAAGGGGTCATCACATTATCATAGATGGTCTGGATTGAGTATTTCACCACCAGGATTTTATCGCCGATGGGTAATCGGAACTGTACTGGTAATGGTCCTTTTCCTTCCATCCCTCCGAATAGTCCAATGATTGCAACGACTACGATGGAGATGAGGGTCACCCAGGAGTATTGCCAGTGCTCTTTTTTCCTCCGGATCTTATCAATGTGATGGTTTATCAGGCTGCCCAATCCTAAGACTAAGGCAAAAGAGGCGATTATCCCCAGCCAGTCCAGAAAATTCATATAGATATCTTTCGATATCCGGTGGGGTATGAAAAATTGGACAAGCATAGCAATGCCGATGATCAGGACTATCATTAAAGGAATAGTGCGTTGCATCTTACCTCCTTTAATTGTTATTGGACATGGAAGATATTATAGACTGGAATGCCCAGATTCAGCAACGCCAGAATGGTGGCGATTATTAGCACACCGGCAATCACCAGTTTGCTGTAGTCCTGACTCTTCAGGGCGGCGAGGAGCGTTGGTTCCCTTGAGATATAGGCACTCGCCGCATACAATTCTTCACCGATAAGGGTATAGTCACAGGCAGTGATAAAAAATGGTAATTGGGTGATTGCATCGGTTCCTGAAATCTGTATAGCTCCGGTTGAGGCACCACTTTCCGCCATGATCAAGGATTCGGCCCAGAACATGCCTACCAAAAAATTCGTTGCAGGTTTCTCCCTGATCATTATACCACTTACCGCGGCGGCATAGGCAAACTGGGAGTCGGTGATAAAATACACGGAATCCGGATTAAAGGCATCTGGTCGCCCGACTTTATTGTAGGCCTCTTTAACAACCTCGCGTGCCACCGTGAAGACAATTGGGTCACGATTGGGCACGATCAAGGGGGTATTGTACTGGGCAGACTTTTTCGCCACCTCGCTCAGGATATTTAAAGAGGCGATCGTTGCAACATCGCTAATATCAGAGGTTCCTGGAACATATAGAATCGGTCGTCCCATCTCGGTTGCTCGTCCCACGGCTTCATCAATCGCGGATAAACCGGCAATCCGGCGCACAAATATATTCTGTTTTTTCTTGGTATATTCAATAAAGAACACCACCAGGAAAACAAAGATAATGATACCAATCAAAGCATTGATTCTTCCCGTATGGAACCACTGGGGTGAGGAAACAACATAGGGTGTGGTCTGGGAAAAGATTCTCTCACCATCCTTAGTAATCGCAACGATTTTATAAGCATAGGGAACACCGTCGTATATGCCAATACGGTCTTGGTAAGTGTTTACTTGGGAACCCAGACGCGCATACACTCCATAATTTCCACTATCCTTCTCAGCCCGCATCACATAATAACCGAGAAATTCTGGTGGCTCTTTTGATTTTTGCCAGGATAAAGAGATTGCTCTTTTGTCGCCAATTATCGTGTCTTGGATAATGCGGTGCGGAATTCTTACTTCCTTAACCGCCCGGGCTTCATAAAGATATTCCTTACCAGGCTCGGCAGTGCCATCAATGAATTTAACCGCATCCGGTGCCGTGTAATCGATATATTTGAACTTATCTGTGCTGTCCTTCTCTGCACGATAGATTAAGGTCAAATCATAATTCTGCCCCACCACCTTTGGATTTAATTTCCATTCGATCCTTATCACCCTTCCGGTCATTCCTACGGAATCAGCAACGATACTTGCCGGCATAACAATCTGGTAGTTCTTACCGATGTAATAATGGTAATCAACCTCGGGTTTTACAGTTGAATCAACATAGAAAAAGGTGTCCTTGAAAGCAGCGATTGAATCATAAACCAGTCGCATTAATGCATAACTTTTTATAAGTCCATAATTCTGGGATGGTTCCCAGGTGATTTTGAAACCACCCCCCTCATCATTGGGAATGTCAGAAGCCTGTAAAAACTTGGGCGTGCCAATGGTGAAAAGCGGTGGCGAAGGTTCTGAGCACGCTCTCTCCGAACCCCGGACATTGGCGACTTTATAAAAATATTTTACACCGTCTTTGATTGTTGTATCCCGAAAACTCAATTGATTCTTGGAAACGGTGCCGATGATTTCATAAGGACCGTTCCGGGCTGTGCGCCAGATTTCATAGATCTCCTTGAGATATAAATCGTTTGGCCTTTTCCATTTTATAATATTCCGGTTATTGATGGTATCCCGGATGACCTGGTATCCGATAGATACAACTTTTAAAAAATTTTTCTGTCCGTTATAACATTTCATTCGTTCCTTCTTGACAATGTCGTAGAGGTATTCGTCATCCGGACGGATATCGGAATCAATGTAGAGGGTATCCTGAATGAGGGTTTTAAGGAGGATATACTGCGAACGGTAGATTTCGTAACACTCAACATTTTTTTCTTTTGTCTCCCATGTGAGGGTGATGCTTATACTATCCTGATTGATTATTTTTAATGCCCGCACATTCTCGGGCGGACTCAGGGTAAAGAGCAAGATTGTAAGTCCATAATTTATCATAGTCACCCCTTTTTGCTATTTGATCACGGGCTTTACGCGCCAGATTATCAATCCGATTCTTAAGTATATTTAGTGTCACTGAAAAATCAAGAAAAAAGTTGAATCTATATTTCTCAAATCCGGTATCTTTTCGATGCAGAGAAAAATTCTGGATTTGCTCGATAAAGCTATTTGATTATTCCCAACCAGGGTCCGAGTAAGTACTGTAAGCGACCAATCAATAAAGAGACCCTCGCCATCACCGTATAACCGAAAGCTGCGCCAAATCCGACCATGATGAAGATTATTCCGATGCGGGAGGATATTTTGAGCAACCCTTTGTGTTCTTTTGAGAAATAGAAATAAGAGAGGGTACACAGAACGCCGATGAATAGGATTATCGACCAGAGGATACCGGTATTTCCGGCATGCCAGGCGAGAAAGTTTTCTTTTGTCAGGATTGTTCCCTGAATCTGTTTGATGATATTCGCCTGAATGGTAGCAGGGATTGATGCTCCGGTATAATAACCGATGGTGATACCAATCGGTATGCGCACGAGCCAGGAGAGACGGGGAATGAAGCGGGTGAAATATAACACACCGATGATGAGGGAGAGGATGTAGATTAACTTTCCCTGTCTGAATAAGGGGTCAAAGAGTGAAGGAACGAGAATGTTATGCCAGTAGAATGTTACTGCATAACCATTTGCAGCACCTACAAAGACATGTTCAGCAAACTTATAGAAGGGGTTGTCTTTGTATAAAAAAGAGAAGATGGCAAGGCTTAAAAGCGCACTGATCCATACCCAGGGGTCTAAAGAGATATTC includes the following:
- a CDS encoding DUF6754 domain-containing protein, translating into MINYGLTILLFTLSPPENVRALKIINQDSISITLTWETKEKNVECYEIYRSQYILLKTLIQDTLYIDSDIRPDDEYLYDIVKKERMKCYNGQKNFLKVVSIGYQVIRDTINNRNIIKWKRPNDLYLKEIYEIWRTARNGPYEIIGTVSKNQLSFRDTTIKDGVKYFYKVANVRGSERACSEPSPPLFTIGTPKFLQASDIPNDEGGGFKITWEPSQNYGLIKSYALMRLVYDSIAAFKDTFFYVDSTVKPEVDYHYYIGKNYQIVMPASIVADSVGMTGRVIRIEWKLNPKVVGQNYDLTLIYRAEKDSTDKFKYIDYTAPDAVKFIDGTAEPGKEYLYEARAVKEVRIPHRIIQDTIIGDKRAISLSWQKSKEPPEFLGYYVMRAEKDSGNYGVYARLGSQVNTYQDRIGIYDGVPYAYKIVAITKDGERIFSQTTPYVVSSPQWFHTGRINALIGIIIFVFLVVFFIEYTKKKQNIFVRRIAGLSAIDEAVGRATEMGRPILYVPGTSDISDVATIASLNILSEVAKKSAQYNTPLIVPNRDPIVFTVAREVVKEAYNKVGRPDAFNPDSVYFITDSQFAYAAAVSGIMIREKPATNFLVGMFWAESLIMAESGASTGAIQISGTDAITQLPFFITACDYTLIGEELYAASAYISREPTLLAALKSQDYSKLVIAGVLIIATILALLNLGIPVYNIFHVQ